In a genomic window of Columba livia isolate bColLiv1 breed racing homer chromosome 4, bColLiv1.pat.W.v2, whole genome shotgun sequence:
- the PRMT9 gene encoding protein arginine N-methyltransferase 9 isoform X3, translating to MFAKKAGARYVYACELSKTMYELARDVVSANNMEREIKLLHLKSLDIEIPKHIPERVSLVVTETVDAGLFGEGIVESLIHAWEHLLLQPKPENQGVSSGDYGRVIPASATIFGMAVECKEIRRHHRVGNQEVAGVHLPDSVQFCSPTYDSAGSEETVEPYTTEKLSRIPGGYVPLTEACQVMTVDFNNLQELKSLAARKPWKLSLPVTEGGILDAIVVWFVLQLDDEHALSTSPSEETCWEQAVYPVQGLLDYSVNTGDTVMMEVCCQDCYLKIQKFSSVTSECGMDFSDRGDTLSLGNEAELCNALAGLQTTSKQDGNGQVCVLESTEIALLNNIPYHECFKAAMGKVLLSLNPSKDSQSMDVDGHGSGMNLQESQNKSSLHVAPDPLYVLDVSEGFSILPIIAGKLGPVRAYSSIEKEQHQAALNLISEANHFPKETLEFWLSHLEDENVVLQRPKSDKLWSIIILDVIETSGLIQQEVMEKAAISRCLLHSGGKIFPQYVLVYGMLVESESLLLESAVQGTEPTLGFNIAPFINQFKVPVRVYLDLSTLPCLPLSKPAELLRLDLMNPLLNSSSREVKVQICKSGKVTAIPFWYHVHLDEDLSLDTSDEFSHWKQAAVVLDKPIQVQVGDELVLDVQHHKSNISITVKQ from the exons ATGTTTGCAAAAAAGGCAGGAGCACGTTATGTCTATGCCTGTGAATTATCAAAAACCATGTATGAACTTGCCCGTGATGTGGTGTCAGCAAATAATATGGAAAGAGAGATCAAACTTCTGCATTTGAAGTCACTTGATATAGAAATTCCAAAGCACATACCTGAAAG AGTTTCCTTGGTTGTCACAGAAACAGTTGATGCTGGTTTATTTGGAGAAGGAATTGTGGAGAGCTTGATACATGCTTGGGAACATCTACTTTTACAACCAAAG CCTGAAAATCAAGGTGTCAGTAGTGGAGACTATGGCCGAGTTATTCCCGCAAGTGCTACCATATTTGGGATGGCAGTGGAATGCAAAGAGATACGTAGACATCACAG AGTGGGAAACCAAGAAGTTGCTGGTGTGCACTTGCCAGATTCAGTGCAGTTCTGTAGTCCAACGTACGATTCTGCTGGTTCAGAGGAAACGGTTGAACCTTATACCACTGAGAAGCTCAGTCGTATTCCTGGAGGTTATGTACCTCTGACAGAAGCCTGTCAAGTAATGACAGTAGATTTCAACAATCTGCAg GAGCTGAAAAGCCTTGCAGCTAGAAAGCCCTGGAAGCTCAGCCTGCCAGTCACTGAAGGAGGAATACTAGATGCTATTGTGGTATGGTTTGTACTACAGCTTGATGACGAGCACGCTCTATCGACAAGTCCCAGTGAGGAAACTTGCTGGGAACAGGCAGTCTATCCTGTGCAGGGCCTCCTCG ATTATTCTGTGAATACTGGAGATACTGTGATGATGGAAGTTTGCTGCCAAGACTGCTACTTGAAGATCCAGAAGTTTTCTTCTGTGACTTCAGAGTGTGGGATGGACTTCAGTGACAGAGGTGACACGCTGAGTTTGGGCAATGAGGCTGAATTATGTAATGCTCTGGCTGGTCTTCAGACGACAAGCAAACAGGATGGCAATGGACAAGTGTGCGTGTTGGAATCCACAGAAATAGCCCTGCTGAACAACATACCATACCATGAATGCTTTAAAGCTGCCATGGGCAAAGTGCTGTTGTCCTTAAATCCAAGTAAGGACTCGCAGTCCATGGATGTTGATGGACATGGCAGTGGGATGAACCTGCAAGAAAGTCAAAACAAGAGTTCTCTGCATGTGGCTCCTGATCCTTTGTATGTTTTAGATGTATCTGAAGGCTTCTCCATCCTGCCAATTATAGCTGGCAAACTTGGACCAGTTAGAGCCTACAGTTCTATTGAGAAAGAACAGCATCAGGCAGCACTTAATTTGATTTCAGAAGCTAACCATTTCCCTAAGGAAACGTTAGAGTTTTGGCTCAGCCACTTAGAAGATGAAAATGTGGTGCTGCAGAGACCAAAATCGGACAAATTGTGGAGTATTATTATCTTGGATGTTATAGAGACATCGGGTTTAATCCAGCAGGAGGTGATGGAAAAAGCTGCAATATCTAG ATGTTTACTTCACAGTGGAGGAAAGATATTCCCGCAGTATGTTTTGGTATATGGGATGCTTGTAGAATCAGAGTCTCTGTTACTGGAGAGTGCTGTTCAAGGAACAGAACCAACTCTTGGGTTTAATATAGCCCCTTTTATCAACCAGTTCAAG GTACCTGTTCGTGTGTATTTGGATCTCTCTACATTACCATGTCTACCCTTGAGCAAGCCAGCAGAGCTTTTAAGGCTGGATCTCATGAACCCTCTCTTGAACAGCTCCAGCAGAGAAGTGAAG gtACAAATTTGTAAGTCTGGCAAGGTTACTGCAATTCCCTTCTGGTATCACGTACATCTAGATGAAGACCTTAGCTTGGATACATCTGATGAGTTTTCACACTGGAAACAAGCTGCAGTTGTTCTCGACAAACCCATCCAAGTTCAGGTTGGAGATGAACTTGTGCTTGATGTTCAACACCATAAAAGCAATATTAGCATTACAGTTAAACAGTGA
- the PRMT9 gene encoding protein arginine N-methyltransferase 9 isoform X2, with the protein MGFRDEAAGYFHKAVKLNPDFADAKENFYRVANWLVERWHFIMLNDAKRNLTYLKAIENAVRSGCKSVLDIGTGTGILGMFAKKAGARYVYACELSKTMYELARDVVSANNMEREIKLLHLKSLDIEIPKHIPERVSLVVTETVDAGLFGEGIVESLIHAWEHLLLQPKPENQGVSSGDYGRVIPASATIFGMAVECKEIRRHHRVGNQEVAGVHLPDSVQFCSPTYDSAGSEETVEPYTTEKLSRIPGGYVPLTEACQVMTVDFNNLQELKSLAARKPWKLSLPVTEGGILDAIVVWFVLQLDDEHALSTSPSEETCWEQAVYPVQGLLDYSVNTGDTVMMEVCCQDCYLKIQKFSSVTSECGMDFSDRGDTLSLGNEAELCNALAGLQTTSKQDGNGQVCVLESTEIALLNNIPYHECFKAAMGKVLLSLNPSKDSQSMDVDGHGSGMNLQESQNKSSLHVAPDPLYVLDVSEGFSILPIIAGKLGPVRAYSSIEKEQHQAALNLISEANHFPKETLEFWLSHLEDENVVLQRPKSDKLWSIIILDVIETSGLIQQEVMEKAAISRCLLHSGGKIFPQYVLVYGMLVESESLLLESAVQGTEPTLGFNIAPFINQFKVPVRVYLDLSTLPCLPLSKPAELLRLDLMNPLLNSSSREVKVQICKSGKVTAIPFWYHVHLDEDLSLDTSDEFSHWKQAAVVLDKPIQVQVGDELVLDVQHHKSNISITVKQ; encoded by the exons ATGGGCTTTCGAGATGAAGCGGCTGGATATTTTCACAAAGCAGTGAAGCTCAACCCAGATTTTGCTGATGCAAAAGAGAATTTTTACCGCGTTGCAAACTGGCTTGTGGAACGCTGGCACTTCATCATGCTCAACGATGCCAAGAGGAATCTTACTTACCTAAAAGCAATTGAGAATGCTGTCCGCTCAGGGTGCAAATCTGTCCTTGATATTGGAACAGGAACAGGAATCTTGGG TATGTTTGCAAAAAAGGCAGGAGCACGTTATGTCTATGCCTGTGAATTATCAAAAACCATGTATGAACTTGCCCGTGATGTGGTGTCAGCAAATAATATGGAAAGAGAGATCAAACTTCTGCATTTGAAGTCACTTGATATAGAAATTCCAAAGCACATACCTGAAAG AGTTTCCTTGGTTGTCACAGAAACAGTTGATGCTGGTTTATTTGGAGAAGGAATTGTGGAGAGCTTGATACATGCTTGGGAACATCTACTTTTACAACCAAAG CCTGAAAATCAAGGTGTCAGTAGTGGAGACTATGGCCGAGTTATTCCCGCAAGTGCTACCATATTTGGGATGGCAGTGGAATGCAAAGAGATACGTAGACATCACAG AGTGGGAAACCAAGAAGTTGCTGGTGTGCACTTGCCAGATTCAGTGCAGTTCTGTAGTCCAACGTACGATTCTGCTGGTTCAGAGGAAACGGTTGAACCTTATACCACTGAGAAGCTCAGTCGTATTCCTGGAGGTTATGTACCTCTGACAGAAGCCTGTCAAGTAATGACAGTAGATTTCAACAATCTGCAg GAGCTGAAAAGCCTTGCAGCTAGAAAGCCCTGGAAGCTCAGCCTGCCAGTCACTGAAGGAGGAATACTAGATGCTATTGTGGTATGGTTTGTACTACAGCTTGATGACGAGCACGCTCTATCGACAAGTCCCAGTGAGGAAACTTGCTGGGAACAGGCAGTCTATCCTGTGCAGGGCCTCCTCG ATTATTCTGTGAATACTGGAGATACTGTGATGATGGAAGTTTGCTGCCAAGACTGCTACTTGAAGATCCAGAAGTTTTCTTCTGTGACTTCAGAGTGTGGGATGGACTTCAGTGACAGAGGTGACACGCTGAGTTTGGGCAATGAGGCTGAATTATGTAATGCTCTGGCTGGTCTTCAGACGACAAGCAAACAGGATGGCAATGGACAAGTGTGCGTGTTGGAATCCACAGAAATAGCCCTGCTGAACAACATACCATACCATGAATGCTTTAAAGCTGCCATGGGCAAAGTGCTGTTGTCCTTAAATCCAAGTAAGGACTCGCAGTCCATGGATGTTGATGGACATGGCAGTGGGATGAACCTGCAAGAAAGTCAAAACAAGAGTTCTCTGCATGTGGCTCCTGATCCTTTGTATGTTTTAGATGTATCTGAAGGCTTCTCCATCCTGCCAATTATAGCTGGCAAACTTGGACCAGTTAGAGCCTACAGTTCTATTGAGAAAGAACAGCATCAGGCAGCACTTAATTTGATTTCAGAAGCTAACCATTTCCCTAAGGAAACGTTAGAGTTTTGGCTCAGCCACTTAGAAGATGAAAATGTGGTGCTGCAGAGACCAAAATCGGACAAATTGTGGAGTATTATTATCTTGGATGTTATAGAGACATCGGGTTTAATCCAGCAGGAGGTGATGGAAAAAGCTGCAATATCTAG ATGTTTACTTCACAGTGGAGGAAAGATATTCCCGCAGTATGTTTTGGTATATGGGATGCTTGTAGAATCAGAGTCTCTGTTACTGGAGAGTGCTGTTCAAGGAACAGAACCAACTCTTGGGTTTAATATAGCCCCTTTTATCAACCAGTTCAAG GTACCTGTTCGTGTGTATTTGGATCTCTCTACATTACCATGTCTACCCTTGAGCAAGCCAGCAGAGCTTTTAAGGCTGGATCTCATGAACCCTCTCTTGAACAGCTCCAGCAGAGAAGTGAAG gtACAAATTTGTAAGTCTGGCAAGGTTACTGCAATTCCCTTCTGGTATCACGTACATCTAGATGAAGACCTTAGCTTGGATACATCTGATGAGTTTTCACACTGGAAACAAGCTGCAGTTGTTCTCGACAAACCCATCCAAGTTCAGGTTGGAGATGAACTTGTGCTTGATGTTCAACACCATAAAAGCAATATTAGCATTACAGTTAAACAGTGA
- the PRMT9 gene encoding protein arginine N-methyltransferase 9 isoform X4: MAVECKEIRRHHRVGNQEVAGVHLPDSVQFCSPTYDSAGSEETVEPYTTEKLSRIPGGYVPLTEACQVMTVDFNNLQELKSLAARKPWKLSLPVTEGGILDAIVVWFVLQLDDEHALSTSPSEETCWEQAVYPVQGLLDYSVNTGDTVMMEVCCQDCYLKIQKFSSVTSECGMDFSDRGDTLSLGNEAELCNALAGLQTTSKQDGNGQVCVLESTEIALLNNIPYHECFKAAMGKVLLSLNPSKDSQSMDVDGHGSGMNLQESQNKSSLHVAPDPLYVLDVSEGFSILPIIAGKLGPVRAYSSIEKEQHQAALNLISEANHFPKETLEFWLSHLEDENVVLQRPKSDKLWSIIILDVIETSGLIQQEVMEKAAISRCLLHSGGKIFPQYVLVYGMLVESESLLLESAVQGTEPTLGFNIAPFINQFKVPVRVYLDLSTLPCLPLSKPAELLRLDLMNPLLNSSSREVKVQICKSGKVTAIPFWYHVHLDEDLSLDTSDEFSHWKQAAVVLDKPIQVQVGDELVLDVQHHKSNISITVKQ, from the exons ATGGCAGTGGAATGCAAAGAGATACGTAGACATCACAG AGTGGGAAACCAAGAAGTTGCTGGTGTGCACTTGCCAGATTCAGTGCAGTTCTGTAGTCCAACGTACGATTCTGCTGGTTCAGAGGAAACGGTTGAACCTTATACCACTGAGAAGCTCAGTCGTATTCCTGGAGGTTATGTACCTCTGACAGAAGCCTGTCAAGTAATGACAGTAGATTTCAACAATCTGCAg GAGCTGAAAAGCCTTGCAGCTAGAAAGCCCTGGAAGCTCAGCCTGCCAGTCACTGAAGGAGGAATACTAGATGCTATTGTGGTATGGTTTGTACTACAGCTTGATGACGAGCACGCTCTATCGACAAGTCCCAGTGAGGAAACTTGCTGGGAACAGGCAGTCTATCCTGTGCAGGGCCTCCTCG ATTATTCTGTGAATACTGGAGATACTGTGATGATGGAAGTTTGCTGCCAAGACTGCTACTTGAAGATCCAGAAGTTTTCTTCTGTGACTTCAGAGTGTGGGATGGACTTCAGTGACAGAGGTGACACGCTGAGTTTGGGCAATGAGGCTGAATTATGTAATGCTCTGGCTGGTCTTCAGACGACAAGCAAACAGGATGGCAATGGACAAGTGTGCGTGTTGGAATCCACAGAAATAGCCCTGCTGAACAACATACCATACCATGAATGCTTTAAAGCTGCCATGGGCAAAGTGCTGTTGTCCTTAAATCCAAGTAAGGACTCGCAGTCCATGGATGTTGATGGACATGGCAGTGGGATGAACCTGCAAGAAAGTCAAAACAAGAGTTCTCTGCATGTGGCTCCTGATCCTTTGTATGTTTTAGATGTATCTGAAGGCTTCTCCATCCTGCCAATTATAGCTGGCAAACTTGGACCAGTTAGAGCCTACAGTTCTATTGAGAAAGAACAGCATCAGGCAGCACTTAATTTGATTTCAGAAGCTAACCATTTCCCTAAGGAAACGTTAGAGTTTTGGCTCAGCCACTTAGAAGATGAAAATGTGGTGCTGCAGAGACCAAAATCGGACAAATTGTGGAGTATTATTATCTTGGATGTTATAGAGACATCGGGTTTAATCCAGCAGGAGGTGATGGAAAAAGCTGCAATATCTAG ATGTTTACTTCACAGTGGAGGAAAGATATTCCCGCAGTATGTTTTGGTATATGGGATGCTTGTAGAATCAGAGTCTCTGTTACTGGAGAGTGCTGTTCAAGGAACAGAACCAACTCTTGGGTTTAATATAGCCCCTTTTATCAACCAGTTCAAG GTACCTGTTCGTGTGTATTTGGATCTCTCTACATTACCATGTCTACCCTTGAGCAAGCCAGCAGAGCTTTTAAGGCTGGATCTCATGAACCCTCTCTTGAACAGCTCCAGCAGAGAAGTGAAG gtACAAATTTGTAAGTCTGGCAAGGTTACTGCAATTCCCTTCTGGTATCACGTACATCTAGATGAAGACCTTAGCTTGGATACATCTGATGAGTTTTCACACTGGAAACAAGCTGCAGTTGTTCTCGACAAACCCATCCAAGTTCAGGTTGGAGATGAACTTGTGCTTGATGTTCAACACCATAAAAGCAATATTAGCATTACAGTTAAACAGTGA
- the PRMT9 gene encoding protein arginine N-methyltransferase 9 isoform X1 encodes MSFRMPNSNSKLHRIHRGAQEAGRQELVSRSLQSAQHCLEDQDFGTAYAHYLLVLNLAPELKPSVKETFRFTLFKWAEDLDSLSRIQDLFNCYEQALELYPNDEVICNSMGEHLFRMGFRDEAAGYFHKAVKLNPDFADAKENFYRVANWLVERWHFIMLNDAKRNLTYLKAIENAVRSGCKSVLDIGTGTGILGMFAKKAGARYVYACELSKTMYELARDVVSANNMEREIKLLHLKSLDIEIPKHIPERVSLVVTETVDAGLFGEGIVESLIHAWEHLLLQPKPENQGVSSGDYGRVIPASATIFGMAVECKEIRRHHRVGNQEVAGVHLPDSVQFCSPTYDSAGSEETVEPYTTEKLSRIPGGYVPLTEACQVMTVDFNNLQELKSLAARKPWKLSLPVTEGGILDAIVVWFVLQLDDEHALSTSPSEETCWEQAVYPVQGLLDYSVNTGDTVMMEVCCQDCYLKIQKFSSVTSECGMDFSDRGDTLSLGNEAELCNALAGLQTTSKQDGNGQVCVLESTEIALLNNIPYHECFKAAMGKVLLSLNPSKDSQSMDVDGHGSGMNLQESQNKSSLHVAPDPLYVLDVSEGFSILPIIAGKLGPVRAYSSIEKEQHQAALNLISEANHFPKETLEFWLSHLEDENVVLQRPKSDKLWSIIILDVIETSGLIQQEVMEKAAISRCLLHSGGKIFPQYVLVYGMLVESESLLLESAVQGTEPTLGFNIAPFINQFKVPVRVYLDLSTLPCLPLSKPAELLRLDLMNPLLNSSSREVKVQICKSGKVTAIPFWYHVHLDEDLSLDTSDEFSHWKQAAVVLDKPIQVQVGDELVLDVQHHKSNISITVKQ; translated from the exons ATGTCATTCAGAATGCCCAACTCCAACTCTAAATTGCATCGTATCCATAGAGGTGCCCAGGAAGCTGGCAGGCAAGAGTTGGTTTCCAGGTCTTTGCAGAGCGCTCAGCATTGCTTGGAGGACCAAGATTTTGGAACTGCGTATGCTCACTATCTGCTGGTACTAAATTTAGCTCCTGAGTTAAAACCTAGTGTCAAA gaaACATTTCGGTTTACTCTCTTTAAATGGGCAGAAGACCTAGATTCTCTGTCACGGATTCAAGATCTGTTTAACTGTTATGAACAAGCACTTGAACTGTATCCAAATGATGAAGTGATATGCAATAGTATGGGAGAACATCTTTTCAG AATGGGCTTTCGAGATGAAGCGGCTGGATATTTTCACAAAGCAGTGAAGCTCAACCCAGATTTTGCTGATGCAAAAGAGAATTTTTACCGCGTTGCAAACTGGCTTGTGGAACGCTGGCACTTCATCATGCTCAACGATGCCAAGAGGAATCTTACTTACCTAAAAGCAATTGAGAATGCTGTCCGCTCAGGGTGCAAATCTGTCCTTGATATTGGAACAGGAACAGGAATCTTGGG TATGTTTGCAAAAAAGGCAGGAGCACGTTATGTCTATGCCTGTGAATTATCAAAAACCATGTATGAACTTGCCCGTGATGTGGTGTCAGCAAATAATATGGAAAGAGAGATCAAACTTCTGCATTTGAAGTCACTTGATATAGAAATTCCAAAGCACATACCTGAAAG AGTTTCCTTGGTTGTCACAGAAACAGTTGATGCTGGTTTATTTGGAGAAGGAATTGTGGAGAGCTTGATACATGCTTGGGAACATCTACTTTTACAACCAAAG CCTGAAAATCAAGGTGTCAGTAGTGGAGACTATGGCCGAGTTATTCCCGCAAGTGCTACCATATTTGGGATGGCAGTGGAATGCAAAGAGATACGTAGACATCACAG AGTGGGAAACCAAGAAGTTGCTGGTGTGCACTTGCCAGATTCAGTGCAGTTCTGTAGTCCAACGTACGATTCTGCTGGTTCAGAGGAAACGGTTGAACCTTATACCACTGAGAAGCTCAGTCGTATTCCTGGAGGTTATGTACCTCTGACAGAAGCCTGTCAAGTAATGACAGTAGATTTCAACAATCTGCAg GAGCTGAAAAGCCTTGCAGCTAGAAAGCCCTGGAAGCTCAGCCTGCCAGTCACTGAAGGAGGAATACTAGATGCTATTGTGGTATGGTTTGTACTACAGCTTGATGACGAGCACGCTCTATCGACAAGTCCCAGTGAGGAAACTTGCTGGGAACAGGCAGTCTATCCTGTGCAGGGCCTCCTCG ATTATTCTGTGAATACTGGAGATACTGTGATGATGGAAGTTTGCTGCCAAGACTGCTACTTGAAGATCCAGAAGTTTTCTTCTGTGACTTCAGAGTGTGGGATGGACTTCAGTGACAGAGGTGACACGCTGAGTTTGGGCAATGAGGCTGAATTATGTAATGCTCTGGCTGGTCTTCAGACGACAAGCAAACAGGATGGCAATGGACAAGTGTGCGTGTTGGAATCCACAGAAATAGCCCTGCTGAACAACATACCATACCATGAATGCTTTAAAGCTGCCATGGGCAAAGTGCTGTTGTCCTTAAATCCAAGTAAGGACTCGCAGTCCATGGATGTTGATGGACATGGCAGTGGGATGAACCTGCAAGAAAGTCAAAACAAGAGTTCTCTGCATGTGGCTCCTGATCCTTTGTATGTTTTAGATGTATCTGAAGGCTTCTCCATCCTGCCAATTATAGCTGGCAAACTTGGACCAGTTAGAGCCTACAGTTCTATTGAGAAAGAACAGCATCAGGCAGCACTTAATTTGATTTCAGAAGCTAACCATTTCCCTAAGGAAACGTTAGAGTTTTGGCTCAGCCACTTAGAAGATGAAAATGTGGTGCTGCAGAGACCAAAATCGGACAAATTGTGGAGTATTATTATCTTGGATGTTATAGAGACATCGGGTTTAATCCAGCAGGAGGTGATGGAAAAAGCTGCAATATCTAG ATGTTTACTTCACAGTGGAGGAAAGATATTCCCGCAGTATGTTTTGGTATATGGGATGCTTGTAGAATCAGAGTCTCTGTTACTGGAGAGTGCTGTTCAAGGAACAGAACCAACTCTTGGGTTTAATATAGCCCCTTTTATCAACCAGTTCAAG GTACCTGTTCGTGTGTATTTGGATCTCTCTACATTACCATGTCTACCCTTGAGCAAGCCAGCAGAGCTTTTAAGGCTGGATCTCATGAACCCTCTCTTGAACAGCTCCAGCAGAGAAGTGAAG gtACAAATTTGTAAGTCTGGCAAGGTTACTGCAATTCCCTTCTGGTATCACGTACATCTAGATGAAGACCTTAGCTTGGATACATCTGATGAGTTTTCACACTGGAAACAAGCTGCAGTTGTTCTCGACAAACCCATCCAAGTTCAGGTTGGAGATGAACTTGTGCTTGATGTTCAACACCATAAAAGCAATATTAGCATTACAGTTAAACAGTGA
- the TMEM184C gene encoding transmembrane protein 184C produces the protein MPCTCGNWRRWIRPLVVLLYIVGLLVVVPLCVWELQKLEVGIHTKAWFIAGIFLLMTIPISLWGILQHLVHYTQPELQKPIIRILWMVPIYSLDSWIALKYPKIAIYVDTCRECYEAYVIYNFMVFLSNYLTNRYPNLVLIIEAKDQQRHLPPLCCCPSWAMGEVLLFRCKLGVLQYTVVRPFTTIIALICELVGVYDEGNFSFNNAWTYLVILNNMSQLFAMYCLVLFYKVLREELNPIQPVGKFLCVKMVVFVSFWQAVLIALLVKVGVISEKHTWEWKSVEAVATGLQDFIICVEMFLAAIAHHYSFSYKPYVQEAEEGSCFDSFLAMWDISDIRADISEQVRNVGRTVLGQPRKMFFPEDHEQNEHTSLLSSSTQDPISDAASMPSSPMGHYQGFGHTVTPLTTPTTAPAVDGIYNTSAIQYAEESPKLEHNLSEKALDKS, from the exons GTTGGAATTCATACCAAGGCATGGTTTATTGCAGGCATATTTTTACTAATGACTATACCAATATCTCTCTGGGGAATACTACAACACTTAGTTCATTATACTCAACCTGAATTGCAGAAACCAATAATAAG GATTCTATGGATGGTGCCGATTTACAGTTTAGACAGT TGGATAGCTTTGAAATACCCCAAGATTGCAATATATGTGGATACATGTCGAGAATGCTATGAAGCTTATGTCATCTATAATTTTatggtttttctttcaaattatcTAACCAATCGGTATCCAAACCTCGTATTAATAATAGAAGCAAAAGATCAGCAGAGACATCTGCCTCCTCTGTGTTGTTGTCCATCATGGGCTATGGGAGA aGTTTTATTATTTAGATGTAAACTGGGTGTATTGCAGTACACTGTTGTCAGACCATTTACTACCATTATTGCTTT AATTTGCGAACTAGTGGGAGTGTATGATGAAGGAAATTTCAGCTTCAACAATGCTTGGACGTACTTGGTCATACTTAACAACATGTCACAGCTA tTTGCTATGTATTGTCTGGTGCTGTTTTACAAAGTACTACGTGAAGAACTGAACCCTATCCAACCTGTTGGCAAGTTCCTTTGCGTGAAGATGgtagtttttgtttctttctg GCAAGCTGTGCTTATTGCATTGTTGGTGAAAGTTGGCGTTATTTCTGAGAAACACACCTGGGAATGGAAAAGTGTGGAAGCTGTGGCTACAGGCCTACAG GATTTTATCATTTGTGTTGAGATGTTCCTGGCTGCTATTGCACATCACTACAGTTTTTCCTACAAACCTTATGTTCAAGAAGCTGAAGAAGGGTCATGCTTCGACTCTTTTCTTGCTATGTGGGATATTTCTGATATAAGAGCAGACATTTCGGAACAGGTTCGAAATGTCG GAAGGACAGTTTTGGGCCAGccaaggaaaatgttttttcctgagGATCATGAACAAAACGAGCATACGAGTTTATTGTCTTCATCTACTCAAGACCCAATTTCTGATGCTGCTTCAATGCCGTCTTCACCCATGGGTCATTATCAGGGGTTTGGACACACTGTGACACCTCTCACAACACCAACAACAGCCCCTGCAGTTGACGGTATTTATAACACTTCTGCTATTCAATATGCTGAGGAGTCACCTAAACTAGAGCACAATTTATCAGAGAAAGCTTTGGATAAAAGTTAG